In the genome of Columba livia isolate bColLiv1 breed racing homer chromosome 1, bColLiv1.pat.W.v2, whole genome shotgun sequence, the window CCTTAGCCCTGTCCCCGTCACCTTGACCTTCTCCCCATCACCTTGACCTTGTCCTCGTCACCTTAACATTCTCCATGTCACCTTAACATTCTCCATGTCACCTTAACCCTGTCCCCAACACCTTAACCTTCTCCCCATCACCTTAACCCTGTCCCCATCACCTTAACCTTGTCCTTGTCACCTTAACCTTCTCCCCGTCACCTTAACCTTGTCCTCGTCACCTTAACCTTGTCCCTGTCACCTTAACCTTGTCCTCGTCACCTTAACATTCCCCATGTCACCTTaaccctgtccctgtcaccttaACCTTGTCCTCGTCACCTTAACATTCCCCATGTCACCTTaaccctgtccctgtcaccttaACCTTGTCCTCGTCACCTTAACATTCCCAATGTCACCTTAaccctgtccctgtcacttTAACCTTCTTCCCATCACCTTAACTTTGTCCCCGTCACCTTAACATTCTCCATGTCACCTTAACCCCGTCCTCGTAACCTTAACCCCGTTTGTGTCACCTTAACCTTGTCACCTTACCCCTGTCCCCGTCGCCTTacccctgtccccatcacctTACCTCTGTCCCCGTCACCTTAACCCTGTCTCCATCGCCTTAAATTCTTCCCCATTCCCTTGAAATTCTGTCCCCGttcccctgtccctgtgtcccctgtcaCTGTGACTCTGCCTGGGGGGGACTCAGGTTGGTGTGACCCTCATCCAAAGCCCATTTGGGGGACAATACCCCTATTTTTAGGGGGACAAAGCCTCACCGGGGTGGCTTTAGCCTCCAGCACGGCCATCTTCCAAGCGCTGCAAACGAAACAGAGGGGCCCGGTTATCTAAATCGGGCCGAAAAAGCAGGCAATAAGTGAATTTCCATTCAGCCAGGGTCAGGCTTAATTGATTAAGCTCAGCTTGGCCGCTGCTGAACATCTCCCTCCATCTAGTGCAGCTGAAGGTTTCCTGTTTTCcagtattttagaaaaattaggttTTAATTTGTTGTAACTTTTATAGGAATAAATAAAAGGGGAACAATGCGAAAAGTGGGTGTTTCCTACTGCTGCCCGTGGCCTTAAGTCAATTAGGACTTGACTTTCATGCTATTTATCGCTGAATACCGATAAAAACCCTTCCCCAGCATCCTCGGTGGGGCCGAGGGGTGAGTTCTCATCTCAGTTATTCAGCAGGCAAACCAAATCTCCGGTTGCAACAGAGAACGTGGGTGTTTGAGGAAACAAGGACCGCAGGGGGGTTTAGCCGATAGTGGGAGCAGGACAGGGCTCTGGGCTGGGATAATCTGGATGGAAAAGGCACCAAGAGGGGATTTTTTTGGCTTACATGGCGTCGTCCTCGCTCTCGGCGCAAAGCGTTGTCTTGGAGCCGTCGCGCAGCACCACGGTCAACAGGCACTCGCGGCTCTTCCCCTCGGGCGGCTGCACGTCTGGAAAAGGGCGGGATCCAGCGTCGGCAAAGAGACGCCCCAAAATCCATCCCCAAATCTCCCAAGGGAGCCTCTTGGGAGAGGGTCGGGCTCTGAAttggaggcctggatctagtgcagtgcctcaggggcagtgctggggccgctgttattcaatatattcatcagtgacttggatgagggaatagagtgactgtcagcaagtttgctggtgacaccaagctgggaggagtggctgacacgccagaggctgtgctgccatcagagacctggacaggctggagagctgggcggggagaaatgtaatgaactagaacaagggcaagtgtagagtcttgaatctgggcagaacaaccccaggttccagtgtaagttgggaatgagctgttggagagcagtgtaggggaaagggacctgggggtcctggggacagcagggtgaccatgagccagcactgggcccttgtggccaggaagccaatggtacctggggtgggttagaagggggtggtcagtaggtcagagaggttctcctgcccctctgctctgccctggggagaccacacctggaatattgtgtccagttgtggcccctcagttccagcaggacagggaactgctggagagagtccagcgcagccaccaagatgctgaagggagtggagcatctcccgtgtgaggaaaggctgagggagctggggctctggagctggacaagaggacactgaggggggactcattcatggggatcaatatggaaagggggagtgtcaggaggatggagccaggctcttctgggtgacaaccagtgacaggacaaggggcaatgggtacaaactggaacacaagaggttccacttatatttgagaaggagcttgttcctggtgagggtggcagagcctggcccaggctgcccagggggttgtggagtctccttctgtgcagacattccaacccgcctggacaccttcctgtgtaacctcatctgggtgttcctgctccatggggggattgcactggatgagctttccagggcccttcaacccctgacattctgggattctgtgaattacCACCCTGAGCTGCTAATGAATCTGTTAAAAACCTGTTGGGACACCAGGCTTATAATCGCGGTCTGATTTCAGCTCTGTCGCCACTTACATGTTACCATCAGGCTCTTGGAGGTTAAAAACCAGCGGGAGCGAAGAGCCGGGTAGCAAAAAATTCCACCCCCGCGGCggcaagaaaacagaaggacAGAAACTTGCCAAAAATCTCAACTGAGCTGCGTTTGCTTCGGATTTCCCAGATTGCAGCAAGCACCCAAATTCTGTCGAAGCGCGAGACGCTTGGATTGCGAGCAAGGGGAAAATCTTAAGCCCGCGAGGTTCGAAACTCAGCGGGACCCTCCGGTGTGGAGGAACCTTTGGGTTTGCGCTGAGAACGGTGCTTTGTGCGGCGGCCGTGGGCTGAGCGGAGCTGCCGCTTTGTTCTCCGTGTTTGTGCGAGACGGCGAGCGATGAGTCAGGCCCGTGGGCTCGTGTTTTGAACAAGCGCAAAGCGGGAGGAGAGTTTCTCCTTCCGCGGGGAAAAGCTGTGGAAGACGCAACGTGCACCTCTCGGGATGGTCGGGAGATGGAAAGGGGTGGGTTGTGCAGCCTGGATTAATTTTGGGGTGGCCTAGATGCGCGAAAGCACAAGTAGAACGTAATTttggggatttggggctgcGCTCACCTCTGCACTCGCGGCCGGCGCGCACGTCCCGGCAGCTGTACTTGACGTGGATGCGGCCGTCCATGTCGCGCTGCGTCTCGTCGTGGTAGTAAACCAAACTGCCGTCCAGGTAGAGGACGAACCAGTTTCTCTTCCAGCGGCGCAGGATGGAGCCTGGCGGGATGGGGACGAGGTGAAGGACCCCACACGATCCACCCGGCGCATTCACGGGACCCGACGCCATCCCCCCGAATTTCCAGATGGATTTACCCGCCGCATCCAGGGCAGCAAAGCCAGGTGGCTTGAAGTTAAAAATAGCTGCCAGAATATAATAAAAGCCATCATGGCATCTCGGTGCTGCCCCGCCGTGCGCACGGGACCGGATCCAGCCCCGGCCGCAGAGCCGCGTCTGTTTTGTGGCAGAAAGGCCCTCTCGCCTCTTACGTAAACCCACGAGCGGCTGAGCTGCGATTTCCTTGCTGCCGTGGATTAACCGCGGGGGTCGGGACCTGTTCTTTCCCCCCACACCACCATCCCATAGCCAAAACTCCTCcaggtttgttttatttggggtACGGTGTCTCCCGCTGTGGAAAACTCAAGGGTCGCACTTACTCTGCCGCCAAAGCCACCCGCTCTTCACCAGCGCCATGGGCGTTGCGGACCTGCCGACACGGGAAAAATAACCAGGTTAAAGTCGCAGCTCCCGCCTTGGTGTGTTTTTCTCCCTGTTCTCACCTCCCCGCAGCTCCGGGTGCGAAGTGGGACGGGGATTCACCCTCGTCGcctctttttttggggggggggggataaGCCGAGCGCACGGGTTAATCGGGGTTAGACAGACGCGGGGTTTCGTCATCTGGGAACCGTGGCGAGGGCTGGGAGGAGGAACTGCAGCCAcctttctctctgcctttaATCTCATTGGGATTTAGAGATTATCATCCCACGGAGGTAAATGGAGAAATCTGGGCCGTGTATGAAAACAGCCACGAACTCCCCATGGCCCCACTAAACTCCCCACGGCCCCAGTAACTTTCCACGGCAAACGCCGGCCCCGctggtttgttttccctgcCTGGGTGGAAATTAGTCCTTAATAAGGCCATGAAGTCATCTCTCCCCAGGTCCCTGAGAGAAGCCAGCACCCCGGGAGCGGTGCCACGGCAACCATACCCCCACCCACCAACGAGGGACCCCGATAAtgggggctcagcacccccGGAACAGCCTCCAGGATGTCCcagctgggtcccctcctgcTCTGGGGGCATGGAGAGGCACAGACCCCCACCCAGCACCTCTGTGGTACCCGATGCCCAAATCCCCTGGTGTCCACATCCCCCAGGAGCCCACAGCCCTGGTACCTGCATCCCCCTGGTACCCATGTCCCCCTGGTACCACATCTCCCTGGTACCCGCATCCCCTTGGCAACTGTATCCCCCCGGCACCCACATCCCCCAAAATCACAGCCCCTGGCACCCTCATCCCCCTGGATTTGCAGTCCCCTGGTACCTCCACCTGGTGTCCTCACCATCCTGTACCCCCATCCCCTGGTACTCCCGTCCCCTGGCATCTTTTTGCCACCCTCCTGTGCTCATATTTTTGAGCACCCCCTTTTTGCAGCCCTCTGGTACCCATGTCCCCTAGGAACTGGCATCCCCTGGTACCCTCCCTCCCCCCTGGTACCCACATTCCCAGTACTGCCAGTCCCTGGTACCCTCCATGCCCAGTATCCACATCCCCAGTACCCCCGTCCCCCAGTAGTCACTCCCCCCAGtactccctgtcccccccagtaTGTGTATTCCCAGTACTTACAGTCCTTGGAGCCTCCATGCCCAGTATCCACAAccctgggacccccaccccTGGTACCCACATCCCCAGTACCCCCACTACTTCATAACCCCCATCTCCCAGTACCCACATCCCCGGTACCCTCATTCCCAGTATCCACATCCCCTGTACCCCATCACTTGATACCCCCCATCTCCCAGTACTCCcatccccaggacccccatccCCGGTACCCCCACCTCCTTGTGTCCCCACCCCCGGTACTCACATCCCCCTGTACCTCCATCCCCGGTACCCCCACCCCCTTGTACCCCCATCGCCGGTACACCCATTCCCTTGTACTTCCATCCCCGGTACTCCCATCCCTGGTACCCACATCCCCAGTACCCCATCCCCGTTCCCCCATCTCCCGATACCCCGCACCCCCATTCCCCCGGTCCCCCCCCATCCCCGGAGCCGCCCCGCACACCCCGCACACGCTCACCGGGAGGAGGCGGCCGGCGGGTCCCGCTGCGGGCAGCGCTGcgctccgctccccgccccgcccgccccgccgcccgcacGGCCCGACGGGACCTGTAGTCCGACCGCTCACCAGACACACGAGAGCCGCCTGGGAAGGGAAAATAGCGCTTTGGAGCAATTTAGCCCCAAAAAGCTGACGCGCGGTGCCGGCGGGGCTGGTGGCAGCGGGGATGTTGGTGCTTGATCCAGCATCCAGGGATgctgactccagcactgccctgggcagcctgttccaatgccccacagccctttggggaagaaattgttcccacatccaacctcaacctcccctggcgcaacttgaggccgtttcctctgctcctggcgcttgttcctggggagcagagcccgacccccctggctccaagctcctttcaggcagttcagagatcagaaggtctcccctcagctcctgttctccagctgaaccccccaggtccctcagccgctccatcacacttgtgctccagcccctcaccagctccgttcccttctctcaactcactccagcacctcaagggcttttcCTCCACACCAAGGGGTCGGGATTGGCAGCTGCAAACCCCAGTTTCTCCCCAGAACCCCAACTTTTCCTCCAGAGATGGAGCAGCTGCACACTTGGGAGAAGCTGGATAACTGTCGGGATACAGAGCGGGAGCACAAGGTCtgtaaataagaatatttttaaggaatctgtttaaaataagagagaacaaaaagaaacagtgtggccagcaggcccagggcagtgaccgtccctgtgctgggcactgtgGGGGCCAAACCTTGGATCGTGGGTGTAGTTTTGGGCCCCacacgccaagaaaggccttgaggtgctggagcgagttgagaaaagggaacagagctggtgaggggctggagcacaagtgtgatggagcggctgagggacctgggggttcagctggagaacaggagctgaggggagaccttctgatctctgaactgcctgaaaggagcttggagccaggggggtcgggctctgctccccaggaacaagcgccaggagcagaggaaacggcctcaagttgcaccaggggaggttgaggttggatgtgggaacaatttcttccccaaagggctgtggggcattggaacaggctgcccagggcagtgctggagtcaccatccctggagggctggacagacggacatgaggttctcaggacatggggcagggacaggggtgggggaacagttggatTCAActatcttaaaggtcttttccaaccaaaatgattctgtgattctaaatcACCCCCACGTTGGTGACCAGAGTGCGGTGAGGAAAATGGGAGGTTTAATTATTTGGGGAGATCAAGAGCTAAGAATTACCCGACTCCTCTTCTCCACTCCCCATCTTCCACAAAATAAAGGACAGCAAGGAAtaactatatattttttatgtatCTCCCACTGGCTGGTGTTACATGGCCTAAAATATAAGTCAAATTATTTATAGTCAAGGCATAACAAACATGTTTATTAAGCATTTGGCAGCCCTTAATACAAAACAACCCAGTGGGCTTTTCAATGTAAacccctttcctctcccctccctccagcTCTGGCTTTACCATGACCAAGAGCAGAAGGAATTACATTAATCCAGCAGCACAGATTGATTAGGAAGGAGTTAAAACGCGCTCGCCCCATCGGCCGGGGCGCAGACGCGCAGCCCCACGCAGGTTATCGGCTGCAAAACATCCCGGTGGCGCTAAATATTTCAGAGACGCGGATTCAGAAAGCGGGGGCCGGGCCAGATGCTTCGTTCCGCGATGAATTAATAAAGATGTTCCCTCGGGGAGGGATTTAGGCTGCAATTTGGGCTTACTCAGCGCCCCTCGGCAGGTAGACGTAGGCACGGTTTGGTATAAACCGCTCTTAGGAGCTTTTCCGCTGTGTTATCATGAGCTCTGCCAAAGGACCGGAATAATTTGTCTCCTTGGCAGCGAAAGGACACGCGGCCGAGGGAAATAAATAGACGCTCTGTTTAAAATGGCAGCGGATTTTTCACGGGGTCGAAAGAAATCTATAGCGCGGCGCTAATGGGTTCCGCTCGGCCGCAGCGCCCGGGCGGCGGGCAGAGGAGACACCGGGTTCACTCcaagaagggaaggagggaaacaactaccaaataataataataataattaaaaaaagcagaaataaccCCCCCAGGGAGCAAAGAGCGCAGCCACTTGTGACAAACAGGATGAAATGGCAGGAATCGGGGATTGCAAACCGAACGTACAACATCCCCGAGTCGCTCTGCTTTCCTCTGGGGACAAATATGACGCTGCTGTGGGATTTTAGGgcttggtttatttgttttttactgactgtttggtttttttttattagatggGATGAATTTGGGTCACACCGGCTGGAAACGGCAACCGGAGGAGCCGGGAGGTTATTTCCAGGTGGTAAAGCTGCGCTgtggaaggaaggagaggatgCAACGTGGGAACAGCCTCCAGAGGAGCCCGATCACGGGTTTCCCCGCGTCCCCTGCGGCAATCGGCTGCTGCTCGGTAAAAGAGATGGACTTTGAAACTTCCAGTTTGGTTTTCCCCCATCTGGGTTCTGTCTGTGTCTCACCCGGGGGGGTTTGTCACAGCAAGAAGCTGTCACAGATCTCTGGCTCGCTGCCCGGCGGAGATTTCCCATGTCCCGGCCAAAGCCTTGGGTTTTGGGGCCAAAACAAAGGATTTTTGCAACTTTCCCGGTGTCTCACGTGCCGTAGGAAACCTGCGGCTCTGCTCGCTGTGGCGGCAGATGGGGAGAAGCTGGGGGGGTGCCAGTCTCGCTGTCCTCGCGTTGAACCCAGGGGGACACCCCAATGTTTGTTATTTCTCTTATGAACACTCACCTGCTGTTGGGACAGGACGATATGTGGCTGGTGGGGGGTAAAATGAGCTGTTAAAGAGCCCCCAAATCATGTTGGAGGCTCCGAGACTCGGTGTCACTGAGGCTGAGCGTGTCCCACGGGCGTCACCAGCATCTTCCACCCTGCGGGAGAAACGTGCGAGGAGAAATCTTTCCTTTGACATGGTTTTCACGGTACTCCCCACACCAGCCTGTCCAAGGGGTGAGAAACCAAAGCGTGTGACCCTGGTCACCCCCGCCCCAATTCCCCGATTCCCCAGGGGGTGGTTTGGTGGCGATCACTCAGCAAACAAAATCACCAGTGAGAATcttcattaaaagcaaaatactaTTGACAGTGGTGAGTGTGTGACAGGAGGGACCAAGGAGGGGATGTGGGGATGTTGCTGCCCGTCCCTGGGGGAAGCTCCATAGGAATTTAATTCTCTACTTCCTGGACACCAGCGCTTTCCCAAAATACTCCtttccatagaatcacagaatgtcctgagctggaaggacccacaaggaccatcgGGTtgaactcctgtccctgcaatgacaaccccacaggtcatccgtgtgtctgaggacggtgtccagtctcttgttgaacactgtcaggttgggccatgacacctccctgggagcctgttcagtgtccagcacctccgggggaagaacctttgcctcatgtcccactgaccctccccggcacatcttctgccattccctggggttctgtcactggtcactaaagagatcagcgcctgctcctcctcctccccttgtgaggaagccgTAGATGTCATGAGTtgtcccctcagtctcctccaggttgaacaaaccAAGTTATTTCAGCCCCTCCTCATATgtcttcccctccaaaccttcaccaactttgtagccctaaAACCTTCCAGCCCTAAAACCTTCCAGCCCTAAACCCTGAGCGTGATGACACCGTTTGCACCCACCTCGTAGCCACGTGtgctggctggtgctgctggtccCTCCTGGAAGGTTTAAAGGGGATTTTTCACGCTTGTTCTtgcaggaaaaattaaaatgcttattTGTGTTCCCAAAGCAGAGACTGGCTTGGCGGGGGGCGCCAGCCCCTTCCCAAAATTGGcgtttctgtacttaaaaggggcctgtgagaaagatggggacagacgttagagcagggcctgttgtgataggacaaggggtgatgggtttagAGCTGATTTTTCCAAATTTCTGTTATTTGCCAATTGATTCATTCTGGGCAGCACGGTTCTCAGGGCGATGAAGTTGCTGTATCGAGGGTTAATAGCGTCAATAAGGTGCTTCGGTCCTTTATAGAAAGCAGAGGGGCCTTGAAATGTGGGAAATGGAATTTATGATCAGGGATTCATTAGTGGAAATTCATTATCAGGAAAAGTTTTGGCGCTGGGTTGGATTTTAGGGGGGGGGGTATatccttctttttccccctgcacATCATGATAACGTTATGAccgaatcccagaatgtgaggggttggaagggccctggaaagctcatccagtgcaatccccccatggagcaggaacacccagatgaggttacacaggaaggtgtccaggcgggttggaatgtctgcacagaaggagactccacaaccccctgggcagcctgggccaggctctgccaccctcactgagaagaagtttcttctcaaatttaagtggaacctcttgtgttccagtttgaacccattaccccttgtcctaccattggttgtcaccgagaagagcctggctccatcctcctgacactcaccctttagatatctgtaaacatgaatgagtcccccctcagtgtcctcttgtccagctccagagccccagctccctcagcctttcctcacacgggagatgctccactcccttcagcatcttggtggctgcgctggactctctccagcagttccctgtcctgctggagctgaggggccacaactggacacaatattccagatgtttCCGTAGGCTGAATTTTACTCAGAAGTGTGAGGTGAGGTGACGGGGCaggagggtgaggaggaggtgggggggtcACACACACAAGGCCGGGTTGCTCTGCTCTCCCGCCGCGGGCCCGGCCCTGCGCTCACCGTGCGGCCCGCAGCCCGTCTCCCAGAGCCGGGGCCGGGCGCTGGGTGTCCCGGGTGCCGAGCCCGGGGGGGGATCCCCGCCGCGGCCCGTGCGCTCCCCTCAGCCCGCGTCTTCCCTCAGCCCGCCCGGACTACAACTCCCAGCATGCCCCGCGGAACTACAGCTCCCGTCACGCATTGCCGCCCCGCCTCCTCGGCGCCTCCCCGCACTACAGCTCCCAGCATGCCCCGCGCCCGCACTACACCTCCCAGcgtgccccctcccagcccgCCCTGCGGACTACACTACCCAGCGTGCCCCGCGCCGGGCGGCCGCCCGAGATGCGCGGCGGCGACGCGCGGGGCATGCCGGGAGCTGTAGTCCGCGCCGCCGCTGTAACGGTCCGGCCGGTGGTACAGCCCCCCCCTCCGCCTCCCCCAGCGGCTGCGGGCAGAGGCAGGAGCCGCGGCGCAGGCAGCGCGAGGAGCGGGGAGCgcgcgctgccgccgccgccaccggcACCGGCAcaggggccgccgccgcccgagCAGCCGCAGGTGAGGGGACCCGggtgggggggttgggggggacACGGACACCGCGACACGGGCGGCGCTgaggaggcggggggggggggcgctcTGTGTGTGAGGCGGCGAGTGACAGCGGCGGGAAGGGGGGGGGTGTCTGCGACCGACTCCCTCTCTGAGGGGACAGGGCGGGGGGGGAGCATCCCCTCAATCCCTCAATCGCTCAATCCCCTCAGCGCGGGGGCTGCGTGTCCCGGGGGGAGGAGGGACGGGGAGACCCCCCCCCGAGCTTCCTCTCCCCTCCGCCTCGAGCTTCTTGTGTCCCTCCCCCCGAGCTTGTCACCCCCCaaccctcctgtcccctcctccCATCCTTTTGTCCCCCCCCAAACCTATTGTCCCCCCCCCTCGAACCTTTTGTCCTCCTCCAAATCTCTTGTGTCACCCCCGAACCTGTTGTGTCCCCCCGAAGcttttccccccaaaaccttttgtccccccccccccccgaacCATTTGTGTCCCCCCGAACCTCTTGTATCCCCCTCGGAGCCCCTCGTCCCCCCTCAAACCCCTTGTCCCCCCTGAACCTGTTGTGCCCCCAAACGtctttccccccccaccccccaagcCTCTTGTCCCTCCCAGAGCTCGTTGCCCCCCCTCAGTTTTCCCCTCCCCTGTTTACAGACCCAATCTCCCTATTTTTTAGACCCCCCCTCCCCAGTTCCCCTCATCTTTTGGgagaccccccccaccccgaggTCAAAGCCAAGTTTCACCTTCTCTTGGTGCGGAAGGGGGAGAAACGCAGCGACATCATTTTGAAATTcccttgatttatttttaattctgcgCGTCCAGCTCTGAAGAGACGTCgacatgggggggggggggtgttgggGTGCACCCCACAGATGGAGGGATGCCCCATAATCACAATATCCAGAGGGGCATGTGGGGACGACCACATTGatattgatatatatatatatgtatataatattaATTAACCTGCCACCAACTTGCTGGGATGCAAAGGGACGAGTTGTGTTTCAACCCCCCCGTCCCACTCCCCTTCACGGGGGGTTTAAAAAGGGCCCCCGGGAAGGGGGGGGCGGACGACAGCGTGAAACATCCGTAACCCAAAGGGAGAGAGGTTGACCAATGTAAAGCGGCATTATTTTCCTGgtttaaaatactgtgtttttattaattttgatGAAAGAGCTGATTTTTCGAGATTTCTTTTATTCGCTAATTGCTTCGTTATGGGCAGCGCGGTTCTCAGGGCCATGAAGTCGCTGTATCGAGGGTTAATAGCATCAAAAAGGTGCTTCAGTCCTTTATAGAAAGCGGAGGAGCCTCGAAATGTGGGAACGGAATCGGGAATTCATTATCGGAAATTCATTAGCAGAAATTCATTATCGGGAAAAGGTTTGGCGCTGGGTTGGGTTTTAGCGGCGGTTTatattctttttccccctgcacATCACGATAACGTTATGGTTTATATTTCCATAGGCTGAGTTTTATTCAGAATGCATTTATTTGGTGCTGGATACTGTCAAATATCGAGAAACcagtggtttatttttcctcttttcccctctcctggACAAAGCCACGTTGTACTAAGAATCCCCAAGTGCTTCTATTTATGTTTTAATCACAATATGATTTAAGATGCAGCGGTGTGTTTATTCGTGCTGTTCAATAGCGATGGAGGAAGCGAGaggctctttatttcttcttcttttcctaagGAATGCGAACGGTGGAAACATCTTTCGCCGGACTTGATTGCACCAACCGCCTTATTTCATGAGATGTGAACTGTGAAGTGCTCGTTGATTAGAACTCAAATTGAGGAGCGATGTTGAGCAAcgtaaagaaaaggaaattagcGCTAGGAGGCCAAATACCTTGGTTGTTTtagttctttctgcttttggatTTTAACTGTTTCATGGGTTCTTTTGACCTTTATAGTCAAGTACATAGAAAAACCCCAACGACTGTGCTCTGAATATATATTGTAGTTAACAGGGCTGATGTGTATTTTTTGGATGGAATATATATTAAGTCTGATCAACTTGTTGTCCTGGAAGTTACAAATACCCACTTAGTTATCCCCCttaacttcttttattttataattaccAGATTTACAGTTTTCATAAGCGATATCTCTCTACCAAATGATGTGTTTATAGCGTCATTTTAATGCGCCTGTGCTGCTTATTTCATATGTGGCTGTTCAGATATGTGGTGGTTTATTTCATATAGTCTTTAGTTATTTACAATTCTTGGCTGTTTGTAAAGACACTTATATTTTTTTGGAGAGGTAGATCTATAACCTACTTTGGAACAAAGGGATCGGAagcaaaatgtgtgtgtgaAGGCGGTTGGATTTTATTCAGTCGTGGGATATATTGCTTGCAATGGGAAACATAAATAAGACCCTGAATTAAAACCTAAATGCACCCATATTGCGTCAAAATTAATGCGAAATAGCTACGGGATGTGGTTATTTACGGAGAATATATTGTAGAGA includes:
- the PLEKHB1 gene encoding pleckstrin homology domain-containing family B member 1, which gives rise to MALVKSGWLWRQSSILRRWKRNWFVLYLDGSLVYYHDETQRDMDGRIHVKYSCRDVRAGRECRDVQPPEGKSRECLLTVVLRDGSKTTLCAESEDDAIAWKMAVLEAKATPVHVYDPYDDDYYQTVPLDSHQTAYISSGHYAPQYGAPGVTHVIVREDPYRVSGDQMALGLLAGAATGAALGSFMWMPCWF